In Aquimarina spinulae, a single window of DNA contains:
- a CDS encoding class I SAM-dependent methyltransferase produces the protein MSDVIEKKTLTNVFNALGKELKSIDNQDSVLGAYFYLKQYEELHEITTALSGNDLLDWGAGYGHFSFVQSSLGKKVHAYSPVEDEYTIYPETLKKLSKKSSFTYELTGEPIALPYEDNSYDIAVSCGVLEHVREFGGDDEKSLCELYRILRNGGYLVIGHLPNTGSWIEAFSRATGRTHHTYLYTKSEIKKKVTDAGFEIKKYKRYGFAPKNTIAVFLMRYNEDSKWVKFLTKFVYGMDKYILSKLFPWFAQNHLLIVQKPK, from the coding sequence ATGAGTGATGTAATCGAAAAAAAAACCTTGACCAATGTTTTTAATGCTTTGGGTAAAGAATTAAAATCTATTGATAACCAAGATAGTGTTCTGGGAGCTTACTTTTATTTAAAGCAATATGAAGAACTCCATGAAATTACTACAGCTTTATCAGGAAATGACCTGTTAGATTGGGGAGCAGGGTATGGACATTTTTCATTTGTACAAAGTAGTTTAGGAAAAAAAGTTCACGCATATAGCCCAGTTGAAGATGAGTATACAATATATCCGGAAACGTTAAAAAAACTATCCAAAAAATCTTCATTTACATATGAATTAACCGGAGAACCAATAGCACTTCCTTATGAGGATAATTCATATGATATCGCTGTATCTTGTGGAGTCTTAGAACATGTACGTGAGTTTGGTGGAGATGATGAAAAGTCACTTTGCGAATTATATCGTATACTTCGTAATGGAGGATATTTAGTAATAGGACATTTACCCAATACAGGATCTTGGATCGAAGCATTTAGTAGAGCAACAGGAAGAACACATCATACTTATTTGTATACCAAAAGTGAAATTAAAAAAAAGGTGACCGATGCTGGCTTTGAAATAAAAAAGTATAAAAGGTATGGGTTCGCACCCAAAAATACAATAGCAGTTTTTTTGATGCGTTATAATGAAGACAGTAAATGGGTTAAATTCTTAACAAAATTTGTTTATGGAATGGATAAGTATATTTTAAGTAAATTATTTCCATGGTTTGCTCAAAATCACTTATTAATTGTTCAAAAGCCTAAATGA
- a CDS encoding O-antigen ligase family protein — protein sequence MNVSGLYTNSKKYKNILEKVTPVLLALLPIVVTFFGEKLVPVAIVLLVVSFLFEENKKENFAANKKLLLPYVIYVSVFILYSFFAIEVKLAMKVLERQVSLLLIPAIVFSSNLNTDRIKIFVKTFIIGMLIILIYSVIKLSWFIYTQAEWIEIMNKTSGNSTYLQFKYPHIVGAHPTYWCYLLILANIFLLSNSFMKIFSNKYWNIFLLIIFNINIFFLSARTPIVVNILIHLLAFILYQKDQKISFVKIIGIIGTVFLIGILAINSPLLKAKVLGVVNDERMYLWPKALDQIRQNYFVLGEGLGQGKKILKDYVIQNGDPREEYIRYDLHNQYLKHYLDMGIMGLLSLLYLLIHPFFRLKNLFSIMSLPLIGFCTLFMLSLFTESSLYLIKGILIFAIFSSILLKDYQNQQKT from the coding sequence ATGAACGTATCTGGATTGTATACTAATTCAAAAAAATATAAAAATATTTTAGAAAAAGTAACTCCCGTTTTATTAGCCTTGTTACCAATTGTGGTTACTTTTTTTGGCGAAAAACTTGTTCCTGTTGCGATCGTCTTACTAGTTGTTTCTTTTTTGTTCGAAGAAAATAAAAAAGAAAACTTTGCAGCAAATAAAAAACTGTTATTACCCTATGTAATATATGTATCGGTCTTTATTTTATATTCTTTTTTTGCAATAGAAGTTAAATTAGCAATGAAAGTATTAGAAAGACAGGTCTCATTACTTCTAATACCCGCTATCGTCTTTTCAAGTAATCTTAATACAGATAGGATCAAGATATTCGTAAAGACCTTTATTATAGGAATGTTGATTATTTTAATATATTCTGTGATAAAACTTTCATGGTTTATATATACTCAGGCAGAGTGGATAGAAATTATGAATAAAACTAGTGGCAATTCAACCTATTTACAGTTTAAATATCCACATATTGTTGGTGCTCACCCAACGTATTGGTGCTATTTGTTGATTTTGGCAAATATCTTTTTGTTGAGTAACTCTTTTATGAAAATATTTTCCAATAAATATTGGAACATTTTTTTACTCATTATATTTAACATAAATATTTTTTTCCTGTCTGCGCGAACACCGATTGTGGTTAATATTTTAATTCATCTCTTGGCGTTTATCCTCTATCAAAAAGATCAGAAAATATCATTTGTAAAAATTATTGGGATAATCGGCACTGTGTTTTTAATAGGGATTTTAGCTATAAATTCACCTTTACTAAAGGCCAAAGTGCTTGGTGTAGTTAATGACGAAAGGATGTATCTATGGCCAAAAGCTCTTGATCAAATTAGGCAAAATTATTTTGTTTTAGGAGAAGGATTAGGGCAAGGAAAAAAAATACTAAAAGATTATGTTATTCAAAATGGAGATCCAAGAGAAGAATATATTAGATATGATCTTCATAATCAATATCTCAAACATTATCTGGATATGGGAATTATGGGACTCCTATCATTACTATATTTGTTAATTCATCCTTTTTTTAGATTAAAAAACCTGTTTAGTATTATGAGTTTACCATTAATTGGGTTTTGCACGCTCTTTATGTTATCATTATTCACAGAGTCTTCTTTATACCTGATTAAAGGAATATTAATATTTGCTATATTTTCATCAATACTATTAAAAGACTATCAAAATCAGCAAAAAACATAG